In the Natronoglycomyces albus genome, AGCGTGGCAACCTCATCATCGAACCGGCCACCGGTCGCCTCACCGGCGCCGACACCGGAAAAGGGCGCTTGCCCGAACCTGAGCAAATTTATGCCTTCACGCACAGCCTTTTGAACAAGACCTGGTCGGGCACCGACCTGGCGGGCTTGAAAGTCCTGGTCACCGCAGGAGGCACTCGCGAGGGCATTGACCCGGTGAGATTTATCGGCAACCGGTCCTCGGGCAAACAGGGATTCGCCTTGGCCGCCGCCGCTGCCACGCGAGGGGCCGACGTTTCGCTTATCGCGGCCAATGTTGAGACTCTTCCACCGGCCGGAGTCATCACGCATGCTGTGGAGACCACCGAGGAACTGCGGGCCGCCACCGTGCGCGAGTCCGACCGGGCCGACGTGGTCGTCTTGGCCGCCGCGCCAGTGGACTTTCGGCCAGCGCGGGTCTCGGCGACGAAAATCAAACGCGGAGACGACACGACCTCGACATTGTCGCTGGTCGCCAACCCTGATATCGCCGCTGAGATCGGGCGCAAGAAGGGTGAGGACACACTGTTGGTGATCTTCGCCGCTGAGACTGACGATGGTCTGCGCCACGCCGCGAAGAAGCTGGAGTCCAAGAAAGCGGACCTGATCGTTCTCAATGACGTCTCAGGTGGAGCCGTATTCGGGTCCAGCTCCAACGCGGTGACTATCCTGGACAGTAGCGGTCCTGTCGCATCGGTGTCAGAATCGACTAAGGAAGTCGTCGCTGACATCATTTGGGATACCGTTGCGGCGCGTTTGGCCCGTTGAATTCGGCGGACTACAGTCGCAACGGGCGCCCATCGCGCACAGGTTCGCAGGTGGGCGACAGCGCGGCGACCAAACTGGCGCTCGCTACCGGGGTGGGACGTAGGTCCTTCGACGAACACCTGCGGCATGGGGCGCACGACGACTTCGGCTCTCGCGATGTTGCTGGAACCGGCCGGAGCACACCGTTGGGCAGCTGGCGACACCCGCCTTAACCGGCAGCGAGGACGAGCTGGTCGTCCGAGCCGCAATGCGCGCCTACGCTGGCGCGCCACCGTTGGTCTCGTGCCCAGAGACCAATAAACTGACCTGATCGAATTAACCAACCGTGGCTTCATCCTCGGCGGCCTCGACCACCGCCGCCCGAAGAAGTCGTTTGAGGAGCGTTGTGGCACGTCGTCTTTTCACCTCTGAGTCGGTGACCGAGGGACACCCGGACAAGATCGCCGATCAGATTTCT is a window encoding:
- the coaBC gene encoding bifunctional phosphopantothenoylcysteine decarboxylase/phosphopantothenate--cysteine ligase CoaBC, which codes for MRIVLGVAGGIAAFKACSLLRLYTESGHDVTVVPTEAALNFVGKATWEALSGRPVASDVFTDVSSVQHVQLGREADLVVIAPATADLLARAATGRADDLLTSTLLTATCPVVFAPAMHTEMWEHPATRANVDLLRERGNLIIEPATGRLTGADTGKGRLPEPEQIYAFTHSLLNKTWSGTDLAGLKVLVTAGGTREGIDPVRFIGNRSSGKQGFALAAAAATRGADVSLIAANVETLPPAGVITHAVETTEELRAATVRESDRADVVVLAAAPVDFRPARVSATKIKRGDDTTSTLSLVANPDIAAEIGRKKGEDTLLVIFAAETDDGLRHAAKKLESKKADLIVLNDVSGGAVFGSSSNAVTILDSSGPVASVSESTKEVVADIIWDTVAARLAR